A genomic window from Pyxicephalus adspersus chromosome 2, UCB_Pads_2.0, whole genome shotgun sequence includes:
- the MCOLN1 gene encoding mucolipin-1 isoform X3, translating into MVVQFKEENTVAFKHLFLKDYSDDSDKTFAVYTQSDVYEHLYYAVEQYISLPNQTTARYAYVRTFNQSALSVCQQYYRKGHIDPANDTFNIDPKVITDCIYMDPTDTSQDYKNFTIKFHKLINLTVQFQLKAINIQTIINNELPDCYTFSITILFDNQAHSGRVKIQLDNDATIKECKDPSVFGRGDNHSRLAFDVIVILSCILSLILCGRSIIRGLKLQNEFANFMRSRHALTVSVSERLEFVNGWYLLLIISDILTMSGTVLKIGIESKTFASYDVCSILLGTSTLLVWVGVIRYLSFFQKYNILIVTLRVALPNVIRFCCCAAVIYLGYCFCGWIVLGPYHVKFRSLSMVSECLFSLINGDDMFVTFSEMQNSSYLVWMFSQLYLYTFISLFIYMVLSLFIALITGAYETIKFQNAGQDNVSALYQYIAECKDSPSSGKFRSASTTDCSFLCCCSSPAHVDEDDVIIN; encoded by the exons ATGGTGGTGCAGTTTAAGGAGGAGAACACTGTGGCTTTCAAGCATCTCTTCCTAAAAGACTACTCGGATGATTCAGATAAAACCTTTGCCGTCTACACTCAGAGCGATGTCTATGAGCATTTGTACTATGCTGTGGAGCAG TACATCTCCCTGCCTAACCAAACCACGGCTCGCTACGCATACGTTCGCACCTTCAACCAATCGGCGCTTTCTGTCTGTCAGCAGTATTACCGCAAGGGCCACATTGATCCTGCCAATGATACCTTCAATATTGATCCCAAAGTCATAACAG ATTGTATATACATGGATCCCACTGACACCAGTCAAGACTACAAAAATTTCACAATTAAGTTTCACAA ACTGATAAACCTCACGGTACAATTTCAGCTAAAAGCTATAAATATCCAgacaattattaataatgaacttCCAGACTGTTACACGTTTTCAATCACT ATCCTATTTGATAACCAGGCACACAGCGGCAGGGTAAAAATACAGCTAGATAATGATGCAACTATTAAAGAGTGCAAGGATCCCAGTGTGTTTGGCCGAG GTGACAACCACTCTCGTTTGGCGTTTGATGTGATTGTGATCCTTTCTTGTATCCTTTCCCTTATCCTGTGTGGCCGCTCCATCATACGGGGCCTGAAATTGCAAAAC GAATTTGCAAACTTCATGCGCTCCCGTCACGCTCTCACAGTCTCTGTATCTGAGCGTCTGGAGTTTGTGAATGGCTGGTACCTGCTGCTCATCATTAGTGACATTCTTACTATGAGTGGTACTGTCTTGAAGATTGGTATTGAGTCCAAG ACATTTGCCAGTTATGATGTCTGCAGCATTCTTCTAGGAACTTCTACCCTGCTGGTTTGGGTTGGGGTCATCCGGTACTTGAGCTTCTTCCAAAAATATAAT ATTCTGATAGTTACACTCCGAGTGGCTCTCCCTAATGTCATCCGATTTTGTTGTTGTGCTGCTGTGATTTACCTGGGGTATTGCTTCTGTGGCTGGATCGTACTGGGACCCTATCATGTCAAA TTTCGCTCACTCTCCATGGTGTCGGAGTGCCTTTTCTCTCTTATAAATGGTGATGACATGTTTGTTACATTCTCGGAGATGCAGAACAGCAGTTATCTCGTATGGATGTTCAGCCAGCTTTATTTATATACCTTTATCAGCCTCTTTATCTACATGGTGCTCAGTCTCTTCATAGCTCTTATAACTGGAGCCTATGAGACTATTAAG TTCCAGAATGCAGGACAAGACAATGTTTCAGCTCTCTATCAGTACATTGCTGAGTGTAAGGACAGTCCCAGCTCTGGGAAATTTAGATCCGCAAGCACAACAGACTGCTCCTTTTTATGCTGCTGTTCCAGTCC AGCCCACGTTGATGAAGATGATGTGATTATTAACTGA